A stretch of Microbacterium sp. LWH3-1.2 DNA encodes these proteins:
- the radA gene encoding DNA repair protein RadA: MPAARRPTQTVPYRCTECGWTTVKWVGRCGECQQWGTVVEAAEQTGILRSVTPVSPGAGRAAQPITRIDTSDAPRRTTGVGEFDRVLGGGLVPGAAILLSGEPGVGKSTLLLEVAAQSAKAGRRVLYASAEESTAQVRLRAERTGALHDELYLASETDLATILGHVDDVTPDLLIVDSVQTVSSALSEGMAGHPSQVREVAATLIRIAKERGLPTIIVGHVTKDGSIAGPRILEHLVDVVCQFEGDRQTSLRFVRALKNRFGPTDEVGCFDMTGAGIAEVPDPSALFLGHGSTEPGTCVSIALEGRRALPVEVQALTIDSKSGNPRRIVNGVDAARVATVLAVLEKRMKIKTSDQDVYVSTVGGVRFAEPAADLAIALAVASAVEGWTIPRHIAVVGELSLAGEVRPVTQATQRRSEGARLGYRDVIDHRSGSLGGAVSDVRVRSKARPGEDIPGF, translated from the coding sequence ATGCCCGCTGCCCGACGCCCGACGCAGACCGTCCCTTACCGGTGCACCGAGTGCGGCTGGACCACGGTCAAGTGGGTCGGGCGCTGCGGCGAGTGCCAGCAGTGGGGCACCGTGGTCGAGGCCGCCGAGCAGACCGGCATCCTCCGGTCGGTCACGCCGGTGTCTCCCGGCGCGGGGCGCGCTGCCCAGCCGATCACGCGCATCGACACGTCCGACGCCCCGCGGCGCACCACGGGTGTCGGCGAGTTCGACCGCGTGCTCGGCGGCGGGCTCGTGCCGGGCGCCGCCATCCTGCTGTCCGGCGAGCCGGGCGTCGGCAAGTCGACCCTGTTGCTCGAGGTCGCCGCGCAGTCCGCGAAGGCCGGGCGCCGCGTGCTCTACGCGAGCGCCGAGGAGTCGACGGCGCAGGTGCGGTTGCGTGCCGAGCGCACCGGCGCCCTCCACGACGAGCTGTACCTCGCGAGCGAGACCGACCTCGCCACGATCCTCGGGCATGTCGACGACGTGACCCCCGATCTCCTCATCGTCGACTCGGTGCAGACGGTGTCGTCAGCGCTGTCGGAGGGCATGGCCGGGCATCCGTCGCAAGTGCGCGAGGTGGCGGCGACGCTGATCCGCATCGCGAAGGAGCGGGGTCTGCCGACGATCATCGTCGGCCATGTCACGAAGGACGGCTCGATCGCGGGGCCCCGCATCCTCGAGCACCTCGTCGACGTCGTGTGCCAGTTCGAGGGCGACCGGCAGACGTCGCTGCGGTTCGTGCGTGCGCTCAAGAACCGCTTCGGGCCGACGGACGAAGTCGGATGCTTCGACATGACCGGCGCCGGCATCGCCGAGGTTCCCGACCCCAGCGCGCTGTTCCTCGGGCACGGCAGCACCGAGCCGGGAACGTGCGTCTCGATCGCGCTCGAAGGCCGACGCGCGCTCCCCGTCGAGGTGCAGGCTCTCACGATCGACAGCAAGTCGGGCAACCCGCGGCGCATCGTGAACGGCGTCGATGCCGCACGGGTCGCGACCGTGCTCGCGGTCCTCGAGAAGCGGATGAAGATCAAGACCTCGGATCAAGACGTGTACGTCTCGACGGTCGGCGGGGTGAGATTCGCCGAGCCCGCGGCCGACCTCGCGATCGCTCTCGCCGTGGCCAGCGCGGTCGAGGGATGGACGATTCCCCGGCACATCGCCGTGGTCGGCGAACTGAGCCTGGCCGGCGAGGTGCGGCCCGTCACCCAGGCGACGCAGCGGCGCAGCGAAGGAGCGCGTCTCGGCTATCGGGACGTCATCGACCACCGCTCAGGATCGCTGGGCGGCGCCGTCAGTGACGTGCGGGTACGGTCGAAAGCCCGGCCCGGTGAGGACATCCCCGGGTTCTGA
- a CDS encoding dehydrogenase, with protein sequence MAGKKRAKKAKKPLEFRNTQLGDALQTQDMAAVAFALRHGPTVVPLMRPGHRDNPLDVGEVWTYRDARTGDIALLLFSDAAHKPETLPPGVALQSPAWLRSFLGAHENEITTVFFDIAGPHPLQASPADLIAALDA encoded by the coding sequence GTGGCAGGGAAGAAGCGCGCGAAGAAGGCGAAGAAACCGCTCGAGTTCCGCAACACGCAGCTCGGCGACGCGCTCCAGACCCAGGACATGGCCGCCGTCGCCTTCGCGCTGCGGCACGGGCCGACCGTCGTGCCGCTGATGCGGCCCGGCCACCGCGACAACCCGCTCGACGTCGGCGAGGTCTGGACCTACCGCGACGCGAGGACCGGCGACATCGCACTGCTGCTGTTCAGCGACGCCGCACACAAGCCCGAGACGCTGCCGCCGGGCGTCGCGCTCCAGTCGCCGGCGTGGCTGCGCTCCTTCCTCGGAGCGCACGAGAACGAGATCACCACCGTCTTCTTCGACATCGCCGGACCCCACCCGCTGCAGGCCTCGCCCGCCGACCTCATCGCCGCGCTCGACGCCTGA
- a CDS encoding MFS transporter: MTSSVSERDAAAEREREGPRRRRGRVRPATIWSRGFALILVINLVISIAQYIALAIVPLYASDLGASALVIGVVAGIFAVTALGVRPFVGPATFRFRHSRLLAVTALLILAAFVCYSFADSIAVLVVGRLLHGMGMGLLAPVALMLASNALPSSRMASGIGVFSLGQAVAMAAGPALGIWLIGVLDYRGTFLISGGFIVLALLLSFAVSSPPAQETGPLRITWRRIVAPEALPAAIVMFFLAGAYSAVNSFIVIYAKGAGVADIGFFFTVYAATLLISRPVAGRVADRFGLLSVVVPGMLLFAASFVLIANARTLAEFVLAGVLSAFGYGVCQPAIQSLALLSVSKERRGVAGSTTYMGVDLAYLVMPVVAGWIVSMAHTEDRSGTDAYSVMFVWMLIPIAVALLVYIAVSLRSRSSARKETP; encoded by the coding sequence GTGACGTCGTCGGTAAGCGAGCGCGACGCCGCCGCGGAACGCGAGCGCGAGGGGCCGCGACGGCGTCGCGGGCGTGTGCGCCCCGCGACCATCTGGTCGCGGGGATTCGCGCTGATCCTCGTCATCAATCTCGTGATCAGCATTGCGCAGTACATCGCGCTGGCGATCGTGCCGCTGTACGCCTCGGATCTCGGAGCGTCTGCTCTGGTCATCGGCGTCGTCGCGGGCATCTTCGCGGTGACGGCGCTGGGAGTCCGTCCCTTCGTCGGGCCGGCCACGTTCCGCTTCCGGCACAGCCGACTGCTCGCCGTGACGGCACTTCTCATACTCGCCGCCTTCGTCTGCTACTCGTTCGCGGATTCGATCGCCGTGCTGGTCGTCGGGCGACTGCTGCACGGGATGGGCATGGGGCTTCTCGCGCCAGTGGCTCTCATGCTGGCCAGCAATGCCCTCCCCTCGTCGCGGATGGCCTCGGGGATCGGGGTGTTCTCCCTCGGTCAGGCCGTCGCCATGGCGGCCGGACCGGCACTCGGAATATGGCTGATCGGCGTGCTCGACTACCGCGGCACATTCCTCATCAGCGGCGGATTCATCGTGCTCGCTCTCTTGCTCTCGTTCGCGGTGTCGAGTCCGCCGGCACAGGAGACGGGGCCCCTCCGGATCACGTGGCGACGGATCGTGGCGCCCGAGGCCCTGCCCGCCGCCATCGTGATGTTCTTCCTGGCGGGCGCATACTCCGCCGTGAACTCCTTCATCGTGATCTATGCGAAGGGAGCCGGCGTGGCGGACATCGGATTCTTCTTCACCGTGTACGCCGCGACCCTCCTGATCAGCCGCCCGGTGGCCGGTCGTGTCGCCGATCGCTTCGGTCTGCTCAGCGTCGTCGTGCCCGGAATGCTGCTCTTCGCCGCGTCCTTCGTCCTCATCGCGAACGCGCGGACGCTGGCGGAATTCGTCCTCGCCGGGGTCCTCTCGGCGTTCGGCTACGGCGTGTGCCAACCGGCGATCCAGAGCCTCGCACTGCTGTCCGTGTCGAAGGAACGTCGCGGAGTGGCCGGCAGCACCACATATATGGGCGTCGACCTGGCGTATCTGGTGATGCCCGTCGTCGCCGGATGGATCGTGTCCATGGCCCACACCGAGGATCGAAGCGGGACGGATGCCTATTCGGTCATGTTCGTGTGGATGCTGATCCCCATCGCCGTCGCATTGCTCGTGTACATCGCCGTCAGCCTGCGCTCCCGCTCCTCAGCACGGAAAGAAACACCATGA
- a CDS encoding 3-oxoacyl-ACP reductase, translated as MDLTARLKDRVAIITGGASGIGLATARRFAAEGARVVIADLDPASGEVAADEVDGVFRQVNVADEMQVDAVFDGVAAEFGRIDIAFNNAGISPADDDSIETTELPAWDRVQDVNLKSVYLCSRAALRHMVPEGKGSIINTASFVALLGSATSQISYTASKGGVLAMTRELGVQFARQGIRVNALCPGPVNTPLLQELFAKDPERAQRRLVHVPMGRFAEPEELAAAVAFLASDDASFITATAFVVDGGITNAYVTPL; from the coding sequence ATGGATCTGACGGCGAGGCTCAAGGACCGGGTCGCGATCATCACGGGCGGCGCGTCCGGGATCGGGCTGGCGACGGCGCGACGGTTCGCAGCGGAAGGCGCGCGTGTCGTGATCGCCGACCTCGACCCGGCCAGCGGCGAGGTCGCCGCCGACGAGGTCGACGGCGTCTTCCGCCAGGTGAACGTCGCCGACGAGATGCAGGTCGACGCGGTGTTCGACGGCGTCGCCGCCGAGTTCGGCCGCATCGACATCGCGTTCAACAACGCCGGCATCTCGCCGGCCGACGACGACTCGATCGAGACGACCGAACTGCCGGCGTGGGACCGCGTGCAGGACGTGAACCTCAAGTCGGTGTATCTGTGCTCCCGCGCGGCCCTCCGGCACATGGTGCCGGAGGGCAAGGGGTCGATCATCAACACGGCGTCGTTCGTGGCGCTGCTCGGCTCGGCGACCTCGCAGATCTCGTACACCGCGTCGAAGGGCGGCGTGCTCGCCATGACCCGCGAGCTCGGCGTGCAGTTCGCACGGCAGGGCATCCGCGTGAACGCCCTGTGCCCAGGGCCGGTGAACACCCCGCTGCTGCAGGAGCTGTTCGCCAAGGACCCCGAGCGTGCGCAGCGCCGGCTCGTGCACGTGCCGATGGGCCGATTCGCCGAGCCCGAGGAGCTCGCCGCCGCGGTCGCCTTCCTGGCCTCGGACGACGCGTCGTTCATCACGGCGACCGCATTCGTGGTCGACGGCGGCATCACGAACGCCTATGTCACGCCGCTGTGA
- the gtfA gene encoding sucrose phosphorylase: MKPISNQPMLISYADSLGGDLARLEAVMDREFAGAFGGVHVLPFFRSSGDRGFAVIDYDEVDPAFGDWDDLRRIAEKYYVMADFMINHVSIRSAEFRDYMERGEDSPYREMFVHWDEFWPAGEPTEEEMAMLYRRKAQGPYKMFTRADGTEVRLWNTFFDEQVDIDPRSEATQEYFRRNLGRLADLVPLIRFDAFAYATKRPGTSCFFVEPDVWEVLDIGMEPLRERGTQMLPEIHENYRVQLAMAARGHWVYDFALPMLMLHALMSGRTDRLRHWIEICPRKQFTTLDTHDGIGVVDVAGLLSDDEIDLVSDRVNAKIADSRQFVKAPPGMVKRGAEKARQYQLMSSFYSALDEDDDAYLLARVLQLFVPGIPQVYYVGLLFGENDVDALKASGDPRGINRHDYTTAEIVERVRRPYVAQLLDILRFRSEHAAFDGELRLEGSSDDGALILTWVNGEHEAALHADVARHEFQIIATNVDGVRALVFESAVQNA, translated from the coding sequence ATGAAACCCATCTCGAACCAGCCGATGCTCATCTCCTACGCCGACAGCCTCGGCGGCGATCTCGCCCGTCTCGAAGCGGTCATGGATCGGGAGTTCGCGGGCGCCTTCGGCGGAGTTCACGTGCTGCCCTTCTTCCGCTCTTCGGGTGATCGCGGCTTCGCCGTCATCGACTACGACGAGGTGGACCCGGCGTTCGGCGACTGGGACGACCTGCGTCGCATCGCGGAGAAGTACTATGTCATGGCCGACTTCATGATCAACCATGTATCCATCCGCTCCGCCGAGTTCCGTGACTACATGGAGCGCGGAGAGGACTCCCCGTACCGCGAGATGTTCGTCCACTGGGACGAGTTCTGGCCGGCGGGCGAGCCCACCGAGGAGGAGATGGCGATGCTGTACCGGCGCAAGGCACAGGGACCCTACAAGATGTTCACCCGCGCCGACGGCACCGAGGTGCGGCTGTGGAACACCTTCTTCGACGAGCAGGTCGACATCGATCCGCGGAGCGAAGCCACTCAGGAGTACTTCCGGCGCAACCTCGGGCGGCTCGCCGATCTGGTCCCGCTGATTCGCTTCGACGCGTTCGCATACGCCACAAAGCGTCCGGGGACGAGCTGCTTCTTCGTCGAGCCCGACGTGTGGGAGGTGCTGGACATCGGGATGGAGCCGCTCCGCGAGCGCGGTACGCAGATGCTGCCCGAGATCCACGAGAACTACCGCGTCCAGCTGGCAATGGCCGCGCGGGGGCATTGGGTGTACGACTTCGCGCTGCCGATGCTGATGCTGCACGCGCTCATGAGCGGGCGCACCGACCGGCTGCGCCACTGGATCGAGATCTGCCCCCGCAAGCAGTTCACGACGCTCGACACCCACGACGGCATCGGGGTGGTGGACGTCGCGGGCCTGCTCTCCGACGACGAGATCGATCTGGTGTCCGACCGCGTCAACGCGAAGATCGCCGACAGTCGGCAGTTCGTGAAGGCGCCCCCGGGGATGGTCAAGCGCGGCGCCGAGAAGGCGCGGCAGTATCAGCTCATGTCGAGCTTCTACTCCGCCCTCGACGAGGATGACGACGCCTATCTGCTCGCGCGCGTCCTCCAGTTGTTCGTCCCCGGAATCCCGCAGGTCTACTACGTCGGTCTCCTGTTCGGCGAGAACGACGTCGACGCGCTGAAGGCCTCGGGGGACCCGCGCGGGATCAACAGGCATGACTACACGACCGCGGAGATCGTGGAGAGGGTCCGCCGCCCTTACGTCGCACAGCTCCTGGACATCCTCCGCTTCCGGAGCGAGCACGCGGCGTTCGACGGCGAACTCCGGCTCGAGGGCAGCTCGGATGACGGCGCTCTCATCCTCACCTGGGTCAACGGCGAGCACGAGGCGGCCCTTCACGCGGACGTGGCCCGCCACGAATTCCAGATCATCGCGACGAACGTCGACGGGGTCCGCGCACTCGTCTTCGAATCCGCCGTACAGAACGCGTGA
- a CDS encoding L-lactate dehydrogenase: protein MAVIENSKVTIVGAGSVGSSAAYAALIRGSARHVALYDIATQKAEAEVLDLAHGTQFTGTSDIIGGSNLSVVEGSHVVVITAGAKQNPGQTRIELAGVNAGIMKTMMPQLLSVAPDAVYVIVTNPCDVLTVLAQEQTGLPPERIFASGTVLDTSRLRWKLAERAGVSTSSVHAYIVGEHGDTEFPLWSKATIGTVPILEWVTPAGDRMTVEELDQIAIDVRDAAYKVIQGKGATNYAIGLSSARIIEAILNDERAVMPVSPVLHDFHGVDGVALSVPSLVSAAGAVPIRETKFAPDELELFHASADALKQVAESLRG from the coding sequence ATGGCCGTCATCGAGAATTCGAAAGTCACCATCGTCGGAGCCGGCAGCGTCGGCTCGAGCGCCGCATATGCCGCGCTCATCCGCGGTTCCGCCCGCCACGTCGCCCTGTACGACATCGCCACCCAGAAGGCCGAGGCCGAGGTGCTCGACCTCGCGCACGGCACGCAGTTCACGGGCACGAGCGACATCATCGGCGGCAGCAACCTCTCGGTGGTGGAGGGGTCGCACGTCGTCGTGATCACGGCAGGAGCGAAGCAGAATCCGGGTCAGACGCGCATCGAGCTCGCCGGGGTGAACGCCGGGATCATGAAGACGATGATGCCGCAGCTGCTGAGCGTGGCACCCGACGCCGTCTACGTCATCGTCACGAACCCGTGCGACGTGCTCACCGTGCTCGCACAGGAGCAGACCGGCCTCCCGCCCGAGCGCATCTTCGCGTCGGGCACGGTGCTCGACACATCGCGTCTGCGCTGGAAGCTCGCCGAGCGCGCCGGGGTCTCGACTTCGAGCGTGCACGCGTACATCGTGGGCGAGCACGGCGACACCGAGTTCCCGCTGTGGTCGAAGGCCACGATCGGCACTGTCCCGATCCTCGAGTGGGTCACCCCGGCGGGCGATCGCATGACGGTCGAGGAGCTCGACCAGATCGCCATCGACGTGCGCGACGCCGCCTACAAGGTGATCCAGGGCAAGGGCGCGACGAATTATGCGATCGGCCTGTCGAGCGCGCGCATCATCGAGGCGATCCTGAATGACGAGCGCGCGGTCATGCCCGTCTCGCCCGTGCTGCACGACTTCCACGGCGTCGACGGCGTGGCCCTGTCGGTGCCGTCGCTCGTGAGCGCGGCCGGCGCCGTACCCATCCGCGAGACGAAGTTCGCCCCCGATGAGCTCGAGCTGTTCCACGCCTCGGCCGACGCGCTGAAACAGGTGGCGGAGTCGTTGCGCGGCTGA
- a CDS encoding FadR/GntR family transcriptional regulator, with amino-acid sequence MTDAPLQEVRKAVYRPVREGNALEDTVARLVQTIRLGVVAPGESLPSERELAVLYAVSRDTVREAIRELADTGYLVRRRGRYGGTFVADPLPQPPHPRDVTPAELEDVLGLRRVLEAGAARAAAGRTLDPAARDELWARYEVVAEASESDYRRLDTLLHLTIAELAGVPSLVALAAENRARVNEWLDTFPLLPRNIEHSNVQHERIVTAILAGRPDAAEAAILEHLAGSEALLRGFLA; translated from the coding sequence ATGACCGACGCCCCGCTGCAGGAGGTGCGCAAGGCCGTCTACCGGCCGGTGCGCGAGGGCAACGCGCTCGAAGACACCGTCGCGCGCCTGGTGCAGACGATCCGGCTCGGAGTCGTCGCGCCGGGGGAGTCGCTGCCGTCGGAGCGCGAGCTCGCCGTTCTGTACGCCGTGAGCCGGGACACCGTGCGCGAGGCGATCCGCGAACTCGCCGACACCGGCTACCTGGTGCGCCGCCGCGGGCGATACGGCGGCACGTTCGTCGCGGATCCGCTGCCGCAGCCGCCGCATCCGCGCGACGTCACGCCCGCCGAGCTCGAAGACGTCCTGGGCCTGCGGCGAGTGCTCGAAGCCGGCGCGGCCCGCGCCGCCGCAGGACGTACGCTCGACCCCGCCGCCCGCGACGAGCTGTGGGCGCGGTACGAGGTCGTGGCCGAGGCATCCGAATCCGACTATCGCCGGCTCGACACCCTCTTGCACCTGACGATCGCCGAGCTCGCCGGAGTCCCGTCCCTCGTCGCGCTCGCCGCCGAGAACCGCGCGCGCGTGAACGAGTGGCTCGACACGTTCCCCCTGCTGCCTCGCAACATCGAGCACTCCAACGTCCAGCACGAGCGGATCGTGACCGCGATCCTCGCCGGGCGACCGGATGCTGCGGAAGCCGCCATCCTCGAACACCTCGCCGGCTCGGAGGCCCTGCTGCGCGGCTTCCTCGCCTGA
- a CDS encoding MFS transporter, with product MATTQRYVLWIAVLASFVAFLDGTIVNVALPAISDELGGGITTQQWVVDAYLITLGALILVAGAVSDAYGRVLVLRIGLIGFGVASLAIAAAPTAEFLIVARAVQGAAGAFLVPSSLALITSNFSGPAQSRAIGIWTATTTSAMIVGPLLGGILVDFASWRWAFLINIVPIGITIMLLARGGFRDTRRPDASIDWLGAALCALGLGSMVFALIEQPDQGWASPAIWLPLVVGAVLFLAFVLRQRTVRHPILPLDLFRVRNFWTGNVATTFIYGALALNGLVVVVYLQEGAGLPATLAGLASLPMTILMILFSSRVGALSGRWGPRFFMTVGPLTMGVGALLLLTVGTVFSYWWQVLPSMIVMGAGLALTVAPLTSAILGSIEPERSGIASAVNNAVARVAGLLAIALLATIVGGALDLEGFHRSAIVTAVLMIAGGITSFFGIRNPDRARDSGIVAP from the coding sequence ATGGCCACGACGCAGCGGTACGTGCTGTGGATCGCGGTGCTCGCCTCGTTCGTCGCGTTCCTGGACGGCACGATCGTGAACGTCGCCCTGCCGGCGATCAGCGACGAACTGGGCGGCGGCATCACCACGCAGCAGTGGGTCGTCGACGCGTACCTCATCACGCTCGGTGCGCTGATCCTCGTCGCGGGAGCCGTGAGCGACGCCTACGGGCGGGTGCTCGTGCTGCGCATCGGGCTCATCGGCTTCGGCGTCGCCTCCCTGGCCATCGCCGCGGCTCCGACGGCCGAGTTCCTCATCGTCGCGCGGGCCGTGCAGGGAGCGGCGGGCGCGTTCCTCGTTCCCAGCTCGCTGGCGCTCATCACCTCCAACTTCAGCGGACCGGCGCAGAGTCGTGCCATCGGCATCTGGACGGCGACGACCACGTCCGCCATGATCGTCGGTCCGCTGCTCGGCGGGATCCTGGTCGACTTCGCATCGTGGCGGTGGGCGTTCCTCATCAACATCGTGCCGATCGGCATCACGATCATGCTGCTCGCGCGGGGCGGGTTCCGCGACACCCGGCGCCCCGATGCGTCGATCGACTGGCTCGGCGCGGCGCTGTGCGCTCTCGGCCTCGGCAGCATGGTCTTCGCCCTCATCGAGCAGCCCGATCAGGGGTGGGCCTCCCCCGCGATCTGGCTCCCGCTCGTCGTCGGCGCAGTGCTCTTCCTCGCGTTCGTGCTGCGGCAGCGCACGGTGCGGCACCCGATCCTTCCGCTCGACCTGTTCCGCGTGCGCAACTTCTGGACGGGCAACGTCGCGACCACGTTCATCTACGGCGCGCTGGCCCTCAATGGGCTCGTCGTGGTCGTGTACCTGCAGGAGGGCGCCGGCCTGCCCGCCACCCTCGCCGGACTCGCGAGCCTGCCGATGACGATCCTGATGATCCTCTTCAGCTCCCGCGTCGGCGCGCTGAGCGGCCGGTGGGGGCCGCGCTTCTTCATGACCGTGGGGCCCCTCACGATGGGCGTCGGCGCGCTGCTGCTCCTCACGGTGGGGACGGTCTTCTCGTACTGGTGGCAGGTGCTGCCGAGCATGATCGTGATGGGCGCCGGCCTGGCGCTCACCGTCGCACCGCTGACGTCGGCGATCCTCGGCTCGATCGAGCCCGAGCGCTCGGGCATCGCCTCCGCCGTGAACAACGCGGTCGCGCGCGTGGCCGGACTCCTCGCCATCGCCCTGCTCGCCACCATCGTCGGGGGCGCGCTCGACCTCGAGGGCTTCCACCGCTCGGCCATCGTCACAGCCGTGCTCATGATCGCTGGTGGGATCACCTCGTTCTTCGGCATCCGCAATCCGGATCGCGCGCGCGACTCGGGTATCGTCGCGCCTTAG